GGAGGTCTACACCTCGTTCGTGATGCGCGAGGTGAAGGCGGGCGGGACCGTGCCGCTGCCGGGTGAATGCCGGGCCGGCCCCGCCCCGGGCCGATCAAAGCGTTTTCAGGAAGCTGGCGATGGCATCGTTGATTTTCTGCGGCTCGTCGAACATCGCGAAGTGGCGCGCCGGCGCCACCGGCAGCACCTGCAGCTTCGGCGTGCCTTCCATCAGCCTGGCGTAATAGCCGGCCTTGTCCTTTTCGCCGATGCCCTGCGAGGCGCCGTCCTGGTCGTAGAACGGCGCGATCACCAGCACCGGCGCCGTGATCGTCTTCAAGCCCGGCCTGAGGTCGAGCGCCACCACGTCGGCGGCGTAGCGCGCGCTGGACACCGGGTCGCTGCGCGCGGTCAGCTTGGCCAGCTCGCCGGCCATGTCCATGTCGAGCACGCCGATGGTACGCATGTAGCTCTGCTGCTGGCCGGCGAACGCGTCGCCCCTGGCGCTCGCCATGCTGGCGCGGATGCGCTCGGCCGCGGCCGGACGCGCGCCTGGCGGCAGGTCTTCGGTCCCGGGGAACACCGCCAGCCCGTCGATCGAGACCAGACCGCCGATGACGTCCGGGCGGTCCTCGGCCACGGCAATACCGAGCGTGCCGCCGATGCTGTGGCCGACGATGACCGGCTTGGCCAGCTTGCGGCTGGCGATCAGTTCCTCGACCGCGGCGCGCGCATTGGCGAAGGCGTCCGCACCGGCCGCGGGACGGCCGTCGAAGCCGGGCAGCGTCAGCACGTAGATCGCGTGGTCCTTGCTGAAGGCGCGGATCGTGTCTTGCCAGACCCAGCTGCCGCTCATCAGGCCGGGGATCAGGATCAGCGGGCGGCCGCCGCTGCCGTGGCGCTCGACCAGCACGCCGCGCACTTCGAAGCGCTCGGCCGGGGCGATGGTGGCGGCGAAGCGGTTGGCCGCCGGCGCGGACGATGCAGCAGCCGAGGGCGCCGCCGGGGTGGGAGCGGACACGGTCTGGGCGTCCGATTGGCGCGCCGAAGCGAGGGCGCTGAGGATGGCGGTGATGAAGATGGCGCGGGCGACGGCGGGTTTCATGCTGGCTCCTGGTCTGGATAAAAGATCGTTTCGATCGCTTGGTCGAACAGCTTGGATATCGCGAAGGCAAGCGGCAGGCTCGGGTCGTAGCGCCCGGT
This genomic stretch from Massilia sp. 9096 harbors:
- a CDS encoding alpha/beta fold hydrolase; this encodes MKPAVARAIFITAILSALASARQSDAQTVSAPTPAAPSAAASSAPAANRFAATIAPAERFEVRGVLVERHGSGGRPLILIPGLMSGSWVWQDTIRAFSKDHAIYVLTLPGFDGRPAAGADAFANARAAVEELIASRKLAKPVIVGHSIGGTLGIAVAEDRPDVIGGLVSIDGLAVFPGTEDLPPGARPAAAERIRASMASARGDAFAGQQQSYMRTIGVLDMDMAGELAKLTARSDPVSSARYAADVVALDLRPGLKTITAPVLVIAPFYDQDGASQGIGEKDKAGYYARLMEGTPKLQVLPVAPARHFAMFDEPQKINDAIASFLKTL
- a CDS encoding helix-turn-helix transcriptional regulator; this encodes MKNQIRELRAARGWSQAHLAEQLSVSRQTVIAIETGRYDPSLPLAFAISKLFDQAIETIFYPDQEPA